Proteins co-encoded in one Ruegeria pomeroyi DSS-3 genomic window:
- a CDS encoding molybdenum cofactor biosynthesis protein MoaE, whose amino-acid sequence MRVVVQQEPFDLGAEANAFAAADTGMGAIVTFTGVVRDLAQGDLDVMEIEHYPGMTEKALARIAAEAQERWSLGDVLVIHRYGRLAPGDRIMMVATAAPHRKDAFEAAEYLMDYLKSRAPFWKKEITGTGAGWVAAKDEDEDALTRW is encoded by the coding sequence ATGCGGGTGGTGGTCCAGCAGGAACCTTTTGACCTTGGCGCCGAGGCCAACGCCTTTGCCGCCGCCGATACCGGCATGGGCGCCATCGTGACCTTTACCGGCGTGGTACGCGATCTGGCGCAGGGCGATCTGGATGTGATGGAGATCGAGCACTATCCGGGCATGACCGAAAAGGCGCTGGCCAGGATCGCCGCCGAGGCGCAAGAGCGCTGGTCGCTGGGTGATGTGCTGGTGATCCATCGGTACGGGCGGCTGGCGCCCGGCGACCGGATCATGATGGTCGCCACCGCCGCCCCCCATCGCAAGGATGCGTTCGAGGCCGCCGAATACCTGATGGACTATCTGAAATCCCGCGCGCCGTTCTGGAAAAAGGAAATCACCGGGACTGGCGCAGGCTGGGTCGCCGCCAAGGACGAAGACGAAGACGCCCTGACCCGCTGGTAG
- the moaD gene encoding molybdopterin converting factor subunit 1: protein MDVLYFAWVRERIGIPRERIETGAETVAQLVEELRAREPRYEAAFADLSALRVALDQDLADFDASLSGVREVAFFPPMTGG, encoded by the coding sequence ATGGATGTGCTCTATTTCGCCTGGGTCCGCGAGCGGATCGGCATCCCGCGCGAGCGGATCGAAACCGGGGCCGAGACCGTGGCACAGCTGGTCGAGGAACTGCGCGCGCGCGAGCCGCGTTACGAGGCGGCCTTCGCCGATCTCAGCGCCCTGCGGGTGGCGCTGGATCAGGATCTGGCCGATTTCGACGCATCGCTCAGCGGCGTGCGCGAGGTGGCCTTCTTTCCGCCGATGACCGGGGGCTGA
- the pgsA gene encoding CDP-diacylglycerol--glycerol-3-phosphate 3-phosphatidyltransferase — translation MKWNLPNILTLLRLLAAPGLAVMFLYFTRPYADWFALILFVSAAITDWFDGYLARAWKQETKMGAMLDPIADKAMVVIALMILVGYSTEHWTPWLVLPATVILFREVFVSGLREFLGDVAGTLKVTKLAKWKTTAQMIAIAVLFSQGIFEHYLVMSSFGMDQGIVDQIMAGEVADLQGLRWKLDGMIWSGRVGLWLLWIAAGLTLITGYDYLRKSMPHLKETR, via the coding sequence ATGAAGTGGAACCTGCCCAATATCCTGACTCTGCTGCGCCTGCTTGCCGCGCCCGGCCTGGCCGTCATGTTTCTCTATTTTACCCGGCCCTATGCCGATTGGTTCGCGCTGATCCTGTTCGTTTCGGCGGCGATCACCGACTGGTTCGACGGCTATCTGGCAAGGGCCTGGAAACAGGAAACCAAGATGGGCGCGATGCTGGATCCGATCGCGGACAAGGCGATGGTGGTGATCGCGCTGATGATTCTGGTGGGCTACTCGACCGAGCACTGGACGCCCTGGCTGGTGCTGCCCGCCACGGTGATCCTGTTCCGCGAGGTCTTTGTCTCGGGCCTGCGCGAGTTTCTGGGCGATGTTGCCGGAACGCTCAAGGTCACCAAGCTGGCCAAGTGGAAGACCACCGCCCAGATGATCGCCATCGCGGTGCTGTTCAGCCAGGGGATTTTCGAACACTATCTGGTGATGTCCTCGTTTGGCATGGATCAGGGCATCGTCGATCAGATCATGGCGGGCGAGGTGGCGGATCTGCAGGGTCTGCGCTGGAAGCTGGACGGCATGATCTGGTCCGGGCGGGTGGGCTTGTGGCTCTTGTGGATCGCGGCTGGTCTGACCCTGATCACGGGCTATGATTATCTGCGCAAGTCGATGCCGCATCTGAAGGAGACGCGCTGA
- a CDS encoding serine hydrolase domain-containing protein produces the protein MTVMQGFPPAEADRATLANWRTRPYSAWAFHHVREIVPSAPIANAPGDVWRLEQGAPLLSDELLGDILAPTCTDALVVLHQGRVVHEVYRNGMGAEDPHILMSVSKSMLGLLAGILADKGLLDLTAEITDYIPELAATAYAGATVRQALDMRVGVEFCEDYTATTGPIIAYRKAANWNVVEPGDTVPDLRGFQQTLTAHDGPHGGRFHYVSPVTDLLAWVIERAAGRRYADLMSEHLWRPMGAEQPAYITVDRIGGPRAAGGMCVTARDLARVGQLICRGGARADGRQVIPARWLDDITTQGDHEAWATGDFAERFPDYDMVYRSKWYIHRGAKPLIHGMGIHGQFVFADPARDLVVAWMASEADPTSDGAFGLRYRLIEQLRAAV, from the coding sequence ATGACAGTGATGCAGGGGTTTCCGCCGGCCGAGGCTGACCGCGCCACATTGGCCAACTGGCGCACCCGGCCCTATTCGGCCTGGGCGTTTCACCATGTGCGCGAAATCGTTCCCTCGGCACCGATTGCCAACGCGCCGGGTGACGTCTGGAGGCTGGAGCAGGGCGCACCGCTGCTCTCCGATGAGCTGCTTGGTGATATCCTCGCCCCCACCTGCACCGATGCGCTGGTGGTGCTGCATCAGGGCCGCGTGGTCCACGAGGTCTATCGCAACGGCATGGGGGCGGAGGATCCGCATATCCTGATGTCGGTATCGAAGTCGATGCTGGGCCTCCTGGCCGGGATTCTGGCGGACAAGGGGCTGTTGGACCTGACCGCGGAGATCACCGATTACATTCCCGAACTGGCGGCAACCGCCTATGCCGGCGCGACGGTGCGCCAGGCGCTCGACATGCGGGTGGGCGTCGAGTTTTGCGAGGATTACACCGCCACCACCGGCCCGATCATTGCCTATCGCAAGGCGGCGAACTGGAACGTGGTCGAACCGGGCGATACGGTGCCCGACCTGCGCGGGTTCCAGCAGACGCTGACTGCGCATGACGGGCCGCATGGCGGGCGCTTCCACTATGTCTCGCCGGTCACCGACCTGTTGGCCTGGGTGATCGAGCGGGCGGCGGGGCGGCGCTATGCCGACCTGATGTCAGAGCATCTCTGGCGGCCCATGGGTGCCGAGCAACCGGCCTATATCACCGTTGACCGCATTGGCGGGCCGCGCGCGGCAGGCGGCATGTGCGTCACCGCCCGCGATCTGGCGCGGGTGGGTCAGCTGATCTGCCGGGGCGGCGCGCGCGCGGACGGCCGCCAGGTGATCCCTGCCCGCTGGCTGGACGATATCACCACGCAGGGTGATCACGAGGCCTGGGCGACGGGAGATTTCGCCGAACGTTTCCCGGATTACGACATGGTCTATCGCAGCAAATGGTATATCCACCGCGGGGCCAAGCCGCTGATCCACGGCATGGGTATCCATGGACAATTCGTCTTTGCCGATCCGGCCCGCGACCTGGTGGTGGCCTGGATGGCCTCCGAGGCGGATCCCACCAGCGACGGCGCCTTTGGTCTGCGCTATCGCCTGATCGAGCAATTGCGCGCGGCGGTCTGA
- the uvrC gene encoding excinuclease ABC subunit UvrC, translating into MQDTNPSQPDSPITGYACIQDYLRNLSGAPGVYRMLDAQARVLYVGKARNLKARVSNYARPGHSPRIERMIRETASMMFLTTRTETEALLLEQNLIKQLKPKYNVLLRDDKSFPNILVAKDHSFAQIKKHRGAKKEKGTYFGPFASAGAVNRTLNQLQKAFLLRNCTDAVFESRTRPCLLYQIKRCSAPCVGLISDQDYAAAVKDAERFLSGRSTRVQEELAEQMMAASEAMEFERAAALRDRIRALTTVQGTQGINPRGVAEADVVALHLENGQACVQVFFIRANQNWGNRDFYPRVGEDVSAAEVMEAFLGQFYDNKEPPRQLILSDAIENADLMTEALSEKAGRKVELLVPQRGEKAELVSGALRNARESLARRMSESATQTKLLGGLAEAFDLDGPPQRIEVYDNSHIQGTNAVGGMIVAGPEGFLKNQYRKFNIRGDDLTPGDDFGMMKEVLTRRFTRLLKEDPDRDKGLWPDLLLIDGGAGQVSAVHEIMMAHGVQDIPMVGVAKGIDRDHGKEEFHRTGQRPFALKRNDPVLYFIQRLRDEAHRFAIGTHRAKRAKAVSATPLDDIPGVGAARKRALLAHFGSAKAVSRADLADLTAVEGVSAGLAQKIYDFFHES; encoded by the coding sequence ATGCAAGACACCAACCCGTCCCAACCCGATTCCCCGATTACCGGTTATGCCTGTATTCAGGACTATTTGCGCAACCTGAGTGGCGCGCCCGGTGTCTACCGGATGCTCGATGCGCAGGCGCGGGTGCTCTATGTCGGCAAGGCGCGCAACCTCAAGGCGCGGGTGTCGAACTATGCCCGTCCGGGCCACAGCCCCCGGATCGAGCGGATGATCCGCGAGACCGCTTCGATGATGTTCCTGACCACGCGCACCGAGACCGAGGCGCTGCTGTTGGAACAGAACCTGATCAAGCAGCTCAAGCCGAAATACAACGTGCTGCTCAGGGACGACAAAAGCTTTCCCAATATCCTGGTGGCCAAGGATCATTCCTTTGCCCAGATCAAGAAACACCGGGGCGCGAAGAAGGAGAAGGGCACCTATTTCGGTCCCTTCGCCAGTGCCGGTGCGGTCAATCGCACCCTGAACCAGCTGCAAAAGGCGTTCCTGCTGCGCAACTGCACTGACGCGGTGTTCGAAAGCCGCACCCGACCCTGCCTGCTCTACCAGATCAAGCGGTGCTCGGCGCCCTGCGTGGGTCTGATCTCGGATCAGGACTATGCCGCCGCCGTCAAGGATGCCGAACGCTTCCTCTCGGGGCGTTCTACCCGGGTGCAAGAGGAGCTGGCCGAGCAGATGATGGCCGCGTCCGAGGCGATGGAGTTCGAGCGTGCAGCAGCCCTGCGCGACCGGATCCGGGCCTTGACCACGGTGCAAGGCACCCAGGGCATCAATCCGCGCGGCGTGGCCGAGGCGGATGTGGTGGCCTTGCATCTGGAAAACGGGCAGGCCTGTGTGCAGGTCTTCTTCATCCGGGCCAACCAGAACTGGGGTAACCGCGATTTCTATCCCCGCGTGGGCGAGGATGTATCGGCAGCCGAGGTGATGGAGGCCTTTCTCGGTCAGTTCTATGACAACAAGGAACCGCCCCGGCAGCTGATCCTGTCGGACGCGATCGAGAATGCCGACCTGATGACCGAAGCGCTGAGCGAGAAGGCCGGGCGCAAGGTGGAACTGCTGGTGCCCCAGCGTGGTGAAAAGGCCGAACTGGTCTCGGGCGCGCTGCGCAATGCGCGCGAGTCGCTGGCCCGGCGCATGTCCGAAAGCGCCACCCAGACCAAGCTGTTGGGCGGTCTGGCCGAGGCTTTCGATCTGGACGGGCCGCCGCAGCGGATCGAGGTTTATGACAACAGCCATATCCAGGGCACCAATGCAGTCGGCGGCATGATCGTGGCGGGGCCCGAAGGGTTCCTGAAGAACCAGTATCGCAAGTTCAACATCCGGGGCGACGACCTGACCCCCGGCGACGATTTCGGCATGATGAAAGAGGTTCTGACCCGTCGGTTTACAAGGCTGCTGAAAGAGGACCCGGACCGCGACAAGGGGCTGTGGCCCGATCTGTTGCTGATCGACGGCGGCGCCGGGCAGGTCAGTGCGGTGCACGAGATCATGATGGCACACGGGGTCCAGGACATTCCGATGGTCGGGGTGGCCAAAGGCATCGACCGCGACCACGGCAAGGAAGAGTTCCACCGCACCGGCCAGCGCCCCTTTGCCCTGAAACGCAACGACCCGGTGCTCTATTTCATCCAGCGGCTGCGGGACGAGGCGCACCGCTTTGCCATCGGCACCCATCGCGCCAAGCGGGCCAAGGCGGTCAGCGCAACCCCGCTCGACGATATTCCCGGCGTCGGCGCCGCCCGCAAACGCGCGCTGCTGGCCCATTTCGGCAGCGCCAAGGCGGTGAGCCGCGCCGATCTGGCGGACCTGACCGCGGTCGAGGGCGTGTCTGCGGGGTTGGCGCAGAAGATCTACGACTTCTTCCACGAAAGCTGA
- a CDS encoding SDR family oxidoreductase has product MALALVTGAGIRLGRAMALYLAGRGHDVAVHYARSEADAANVVERIHRLGRRAVALQADLLDEGQMQALLPRACEALGEPVTCLVNNASIFEYDSLSSASRQSWDRHMESNLRAPFVLTQAMAAQGLEPVQDDNGEPVATGLIVNMIDMRVRKLTPEFMTYTLAKAGLWTLTQTSAQALTPAIRVNAIGPGPTLQGHRQSPEHFANQRARTISGRGANPQDITAALGYFLDAPAVTGQLLCVDGGQHLGWRTPDVLGVE; this is encoded by the coding sequence ATGGCATTGGCGCTTGTCACCGGGGCAGGTATCCGTCTGGGCCGAGCCATGGCGCTGTATCTTGCCGGGCGCGGTCATGACGTGGCGGTGCATTACGCCCGATCCGAGGCCGACGCGGCCAATGTGGTGGAACGGATTCATCGGTTGGGACGGCGCGCCGTGGCGCTTCAGGCCGATCTGCTGGATGAGGGTCAGATGCAGGCGCTGCTGCCGCGCGCCTGCGAGGCGCTGGGCGAGCCGGTGACCTGCCTGGTCAACAATGCCTCGATTTTCGAGTATGACAGCCTGTCCAGCGCCAGCCGGCAAAGCTGGGACCGTCATATGGAAAGCAATCTGCGCGCGCCTTTTGTGCTGACGCAGGCGATGGCGGCGCAGGGGCTGGAACCGGTACAGGACGACAATGGCGAGCCGGTGGCGACCGGATTGATCGTCAACATGATCGACATGCGGGTGCGCAAGCTGACGCCGGAGTTCATGACCTACACGCTGGCCAAGGCCGGGCTGTGGACCCTGACCCAGACCAGCGCCCAGGCGCTGACACCGGCGATCCGGGTCAATGCGATCGGCCCCGGCCCGACGTTGCAGGGCCACCGCCAATCGCCCGAACACTTCGCCAACCAGCGCGCCCGCACCATCTCGGGGCGGGGGGCGAACCCGCAGGATATCACCGCCGCTTTGGGATATTTCCTTGATGCCCCTGCGGTCACCGGGCAGTTGCTTTGCGTGGATGGCGGTCAGCATCTGGGATGGCGCACCCCTGACGTTCTGGGCGTTGAATAG
- a CDS encoding calcium/sodium antiporter has translation MMPWILSALGLVILLLAGDALVRGAVNLSLRLGVPALIVSLTIVAFGTSAPELLISIKAVLEHAPGIALGNVVGSNTANILLVLGVPALLATLHTSECNTRRNYVLMILASVLFIGLAFCGTFTATSGLILLAGLGLILANAFREAHAHRKACGDPCADDDLEALEEADPDMPWWRIGIYLLLGLIGLPMGAHLLVENASIIARTYGVSETVIGLTLVAVGTSLPELATTVMAALRRQADVALGNVIGSNMFNLLAIIGVATMFGPIPVDPEFLRFDLWVMLAASLLLIPFVFFKWDITRTWGVFLTGIYLVYIVVVLI, from the coding sequence ATGATGCCATGGATCCTTTCGGCGCTGGGGCTGGTCATCCTGCTTCTGGCCGGGGACGCGCTAGTGCGGGGGGCGGTCAATCTCAGCCTGAGGCTGGGGGTGCCAGCGCTGATCGTCAGTCTGACCATCGTCGCCTTTGGCACCTCGGCGCCCGAGTTGCTGATCTCGATCAAGGCCGTGCTGGAACATGCGCCGGGCATTGCGCTGGGCAATGTGGTCGGTTCGAACACCGCCAATATCCTGCTCGTGCTGGGGGTGCCCGCGCTGCTGGCGACGCTGCACACCAGCGAATGCAACACGCGGCGCAACTATGTGCTGATGATCCTGGCCTCGGTCCTGTTCATCGGGCTGGCCTTTTGCGGCACCTTCACCGCCACCAGCGGCCTGATCCTGCTGGCCGGTCTCGGGCTGATCCTGGCCAATGCCTTCCGCGAGGCGCATGCCCATCGCAAGGCCTGTGGCGACCCCTGCGCCGATGACGATCTGGAGGCGCTGGAAGAGGCCGATCCGGACATGCCCTGGTGGCGCATCGGCATCTATCTGCTGCTTGGCCTGATCGGGCTGCCGATGGGGGCGCATCTGCTGGTCGAGAATGCCTCGATCATCGCGCGCACCTATGGGGTCAGCGAGACCGTGATCGGCCTGACCCTGGTGGCGGTCGGCACCTCGCTCCCCGAGTTGGCCACCACCGTGATGGCCGCGCTCAGGCGTCAGGCCGATGTGGCGCTGGGCAATGTGATCGGGTCGAACATGTTCAACCTGCTGGCCATCATCGGTGTGGCCACGATGTTCGGTCCCATTCCCGTCGATCCTGAATTCCTGCGCTTCGACCTCTGGGTGATGCTGGCAGCCTCGCTGCTGCTGATCCCCTTCGTGTTCTTCAAGTGGGACATCACCCGCACCTGGGGGGTGTTCCTGACGGGTATCTACCTCGTCTATATCGTTGTCGTCCTGATCTAG
- a CDS encoding S49 family peptidase: protein MTLALPFKKKPPLVAVVRLSGAIGLAGRGALNDTTLAPMLERAFRKGKPAAVALEINSPGGSPVQSSLIGARIRRLAAEHKVPVYAFVEDVAASGGYWLACAADEIWADDSSVLGSIGVISASFGAHVFLARQGFERRVHTAGKSKSMLDPFSPEKKEDVTRLKGLLGDIHQNFISHVKERRGDRLDATEDLFTGEVWLGARARDLGLIDGIAHLKPKMQERFGDKVRFRRYGVRRPFWSRFGVHLAEDALAGIEERAAFARFGL, encoded by the coding sequence CGCGGGGCGCTCAACGACACCACGCTCGCCCCCATGCTGGAGCGCGCCTTTCGCAAGGGCAAACCTGCCGCCGTGGCGCTGGAAATCAATTCGCCCGGCGGCTCGCCCGTGCAAAGCTCGCTGATCGGGGCGCGCATCCGGCGACTGGCCGCCGAGCACAAGGTGCCGGTCTATGCCTTTGTCGAGGATGTGGCCGCCTCGGGCGGGTATTGGCTGGCCTGTGCCGCTGACGAGATCTGGGCCGATGACAGCTCGGTCCTGGGTTCGATCGGGGTGATTTCGGCCAGTTTCGGCGCGCATGTGTTCCTGGCGCGCCAAGGGTTCGAACGGCGGGTGCACACCGCGGGCAAGTCGAAATCCATGCTCGACCCGTTCAGCCCCGAAAAGAAAGAGGACGTGACCCGGCTCAAGGGATTGCTGGGCGACATCCACCAGAATTTCATCTCTCATGTGAAAGAGCGCCGGGGCGACCGGCTGGACGCCACCGAGGACCTGTTCACCGGCGAGGTCTGGCTGGGCGCGCGGGCCCGCGATCTGGGGCTGATCGACGGGATCGCCCATCTGAAACCCAAGATGCAGGAGCGGTTTGGCGACAAGGTGCGGTTCCGCCGCTACGGTGTCCGTCGTCCGTTCTGGTCGCGCTTCGGCGTGCATCTGGCCGAGGACGCCCTGGCAGGCATCGAGGAGCGCGCGGCCTTCGCGCGTTTCGGTCTCTGA